A genome region from Myripristis murdjan chromosome 16, fMyrMur1.1, whole genome shotgun sequence includes the following:
- the ubqln4 gene encoding ubiquilin-4, with the protein MAENSGTDPSVDANVDKNAAQDGTMIVVTVKTPKDKEEIVISEDSSVAQFKQEISKRFKATQEQLVLIFAGKILKDGDTLNQHGIKDGLTVHLVIKTAHKSTAGSASPTTSSGAATPQASSSSRTSPAAASSTGGGAGVTPAQPANILSGLGDLSALSGLGMGSSNFMELQQQMQRQLMSNPEMLSQIMENPLVQNMMSNPDLMRQMFVGNPQMQQLMERNPEISHMLNNPELMRQTMELARNPAMMQEMMRNQDRALSNLESIPGGYNALRRMYTDIQEPMFSAAREQFGNNPFSALGSNADSSGAQPSRTENREPLPNPWGPPATSASENRATGTSTSSTSTGGTAPNLSNPLGINAMGLGNGVFSSPGMQSLMQQLTENPQLMQNIMSAPYMRSAVQSMAQNPDLASQALLNNPLFAGNPQLQEQMRSQLPFFLQQMQNPEAQSVLTNPRAMQALMQIQQGLQTLQAEAPGLMPSMIPTGLPVVPPTTGGSVPQENPPASAPGSTPSQQQQQFMQQMLQMFVGGEPPSQTPEVRFHQQLDQLNAMGFINREANLQALIATGGDINAAIERLLGSQPS; encoded by the exons ATGGCGGAGAACAGCGGCACAGACCCCAGTGTGGATGCCAACGTAGATAAAAATGCTGCTCAAGACGGGACCATGATTGTGGTCACTGTCAAAACCCCGAAAGATAAAGAGGAAATTGTGATTTCGGAGGATTCTTCAGTCGCTCAG TTTAAACAAGAGATATCCAAGAGGTTCAAAGCCACGCAGGAGCAGCTGGTGTTGATTTTCGCTGGAAAGATCCTGAAGGATGGGGATACTTTAAACCAGCATGGCATCAAAGACGGACTCACTGTTCATCTCGTCATCAAGACCGCTCACAA ATCCACGGCTGGTAGTGCATCTCCGACGACGAGCTCCGGTGCTGCCACGCCACAAGCCAGCAGCAGTAGCCGCACCAGCCCCGCTGCAGCTTCCAGCACAGGGGGTGGCGCAGGCGTGACACCAGCACAGCCAGCTAATATACTGA GTGGGCTCGGCGACCTCTCCGCTCTGTCAGGCCTGGGTATGGGGTCGTCCAACTtcatggagctgcagcagcagatgcaGAGACAGTTGATGTCCAACCCAGAGATGCTGTCTCAAATCATGGAGAACCCGCTTGTGCAGAACATGATGTCCAACCCGGACCTGATGAGGCAGATGTTTGTGGGCAATCCTCAGATGCAGCAGCTCATGGAGCGCAACCCTGAGATCTCCCACATGCTGAATAACCCTGAGCTCATGAGACAG ACTATGGAGTTGGCAAGGAACCCAGCAATGATGCAAGAGATGATGCGTAACCAGGACCGGGCGCTTAGCAACCTTGAGAGCATCCCTGGGGGTTATAATGCTCTACGGAGAATGTACACAGACATCCAGGAGCCTATGTTCAGTGCTGCTAGGGAACAG TTTGGAAACAACCCGTTCTCCGCCTTGGGGAGTAACGCAGACAGCTCTGGAGCACAGCCGTCCAGAACAGAGAATAGAGAGCCGCTACCAAACCCATGGGGACCCCCAGCAACATCAGCATCAGAGAATCGAGCAACAGGCACCTCTACGTCATCCACCTCCACAGGAGGCACTGCCCCCAACCTCTCAAACCCCCTGGGTATCAATGCCATGGGCCTTGGCAATG GTGTCTTCAGTAGCCCTGGTATGCAGAGCCTGATGCAGCAGCTCACAGAAAATCCACAGCTGATGCAGAATATAATGTCAGCGCCATACATGCGCAGCGCAGTGCAATCAATGGCACAAAACCCAGACCTGGCGTCACAG GCCTTGCTGAACAACCCACTATTTGCTGGTAACCCCCAGTTACAGGAGCAAATGAGAAGTcaacttcctttttttctccagcag ATGCAGAATCCTGAAGCCCAGTCTGTGCTGACCAACCCTAGAGCCATGCAGGCCCTCATGCAGATCCAGCAAGGCCTGCAGACCTTACAGGCGGAGGCCCCAGGCCTCATGCCCAG CATGATTCCCACAGGTCTGCCTGTAGTTCCTCCCACCACAGGGGGCAGTGTGCCTCAAGAGAACCCTCCTGCCTCAGCACCAGGGTCCACTCCCtctcagcaacagcagcagttcatGCAGCAGATGTTACAGATGTTTGTGGGTGGAGAGCCACCA TCTCAGACCCCTGAGGTTCGGTTCCATCAGCAGCTAGACCAGCTCAACGCCATGGGCTTCATCAACCGTGAGGCCAATTTGCAGGCACTCATCGCTACAGGAGGAGACATCAACGCTGCCATTGAGAGACTGCTGGGCTCTCAGCCCTCCTAA
- the LOC115373959 gene encoding uncharacterized protein LOC115373959: METGRRCLLFHLTVLSLMILCHGKDLFFNDKGNLILPGSYNIPWMAGIEDFRTLSLITIPGTHDSMALHGGPEAECQALPLRDQLRAGIRFLDLKVFAVDDTLYVMHGVMYQHSTLREVLDTVQAFLSEFKTEAVLIRVRPEFFDKSSVNQMVQSLIINNKHVWVSSGMPNMGQVRGKIVFVQQSTFTLGIPLIDTESKASIKVTDVKDKDNAIIKQLNQATDACGGDNVVLTFSSGTGFGTFWGMLLTPKRLAEKVNPWLNQYLRQFYPNQPRPCFGVIAMDFPGIDLIQTVLGLNWW, encoded by the exons ATGGAGACCGGCCGCAGGTGTCTGCTTTTCCACTtgactgtgctctctctcat GATTTTGTGCCATGGGAAAGACCTTTTCTTCAACGACAAGGGAAATCTCATACTCCCAGGGTCCTACAACATTCCCTGGATGGCAGGCATCGAGGATTTCCGCACCCTTTCTCTCATCACCATCCCTGGTACCCACGACAGCATGGCTCTGCACGGAGGCCCAGAGGCTGAATGTCAGGCGCTGCCCCTGAGGGACCAGCTGAGGGCTGGCATACGCTTCCTGGATCTCAAGGTGTTTGCAGTGGATGACACCCTGTATGTCATGCACGGGGTGATGTACCAGCACAGCACATTGAGGGAAGTGCTGGACACCGTCCAAGCCTTCCTGTCAGAGTTTAAGACTGAGGCTGTTCTCATCCGAGTAAGACCAGAGTTTTTTGATAAAAGCAGCGTCAACCAGATGGTGCAGAGTCTTATTATCAACAACAAACATGTCTGGGTGAGCTCTGGGATGCCCAACATGGGTCAGGTCAGAGGGAAAATAGTGTTTGTGCAGCAAAGCACCTTCACACTAGGAATTCCCCTCATAGATACTGAGAGTAAAGCTAGCATTAAAGTTACCGACGTTAAAGATAAAGACAACGCAATAATCAAACAGCTGAACCAAGCCACTGATGCCTGTGGAGGCGATAATGTCGTTCTCACCTTCTCTAGTGGTACTGGCTTCGGTACGTTCTGGGGCATGCTTCTGACTCCAAAAAGGCTGGCAGAAAAGGTGAACCCATGGCTAAATCAGTACCTAAGGCAGTTTTACCCTAATCAGCCCAGACCATGCTTTGGCGTCATTGCCATGGACTTCCCTGGCATCGACCTCATTCAAACTGTGCTTGGTTTAAACTGGTGGTAA